GGAAGACGCCGGGAACGAGAAATCTTTTTTCTGAAACTGCGTGGTTTTGAAAGTCGAATCCTGAAATGCCAGATTTTCTTTTGGCATTTCTGTAGGCACTCCGGCTTCACCGGAGTAGTTTGCAAAATTCGGCAAACCTTTCGCTGAAGGATAAGAGGCCGCAGGATCTGAATAATCCACGGTACCGCCCGCCTCACCAAACTGTGACTGCGAACGCAGCTGACCACTTTGTTGAATCCACGGCGCTTTCTCCAAAGTCGCACGCAACGCTCCCGCCACTGCACGGAACGCCAGGGACGGATCATGAAACTTCACTTGAGATTTAGTGGGATGAATATTGACGTCAATATACTCGGGGTCGGTTTCGACCCACACTGCTGCGATCGGGTACTCCCCGTGCATCAACAGACTGCGGTAGGCTTCATTGACAGCGGCTTGCAAACTGCGATCCTGAACCCAGCGGTTCTGTGCAAACAACCAGATATTTTTCGCGGTCTTGGCCACATTGTGGGGATCCGCAAACACAGCGTAAGCCTTCACGTATTCACGGGAAGCTTCGCCGACGAACAGCGGTTTGATTTCCAAAATTTGTTCCGCACGCTCTTTGCGGTCTTTGCAAGCGGGCCAAAAATTCACGAGCTTGCTGTTTTCCTGAATGCGGAACTCGACATCGTGATGAGCCAGAGCCATCGCTTTCAAAGTTGTTTTGATCGCCGTGTGTTCGGCGGCGTCGGATTTTAAAAACTTCAAACGCGCCGGCATATTTTCAAAAAGATTTTCCATCAGCACAGTCGTGCCCTGGGAACCACCGACGCGATCGATGGGTTGTTTTTTGCCGTACTCGCTGATCAGTTGATAAGCTTGCTCATCCCCTGCTCTGCGTGTTGTTAAAGTCATTTTGCTGACAGAGGAAATACTGGCCAAAGCTTCACCACGGAAGCCGAATGTTTTCAAACTCCACAAGTCATCGGATTTTGAAATCTTGCTGGTCGCGAAACGATCCAATGCTTTTGGCAAATCCTCCGGAGACATGCCTTTGCCATTGTCGATGACCTTAACAATGCGCCCACCATCATAGAACTCGACATGCACGCGCGTAGCACCGGCATCGATAGAATTTTCCACGAGTTCTTTTACAAGATGAGCAGGACGCTCGACCACTTCGCCTGCGGCAATTTGGTCGACTACTTCCGGGGATAAAACTTGAATAGACATGGGCAAAAACATGCCCTACCAGAGGGATTAAATCAAACTAGTATTGCGGACTTGGGCATTCGCCATTTTGCTGACATTTTAACAGCATCATACGCAAATGTTGGGTTTCCTTAAGCGTCAAATCCAACTCATAGGTCGCACCCTGCGCCACAGATCCTTGGGGACCCACGGTGTAAAAGGGCGTATTTAACGGAATCTGATCCACTGTGATGTTCGTGTCGCTGTCAGACGTAAATCGCAAGGAGTTCGGGTGCTTTTCAAGGTTCCAGAAAAAGCGCATCATTTGTGACTTCGCCTTCATCAGACCGTCTTCCATATTTTTCCAGCATTTGACTTCACCGAAAAGCACAACCTTATTGGTCACGCGATCAATCACGATGATATCCAGCTCGCCCACAGTTTCTTTACCAGTGCTGTATTCGATATCCCCGGTGATTAAAAACTTATCTGCGGGATAGCTTTGGGCCAAACGGACTCTTTCCAGTTGTTCGCACACGGCGCCATCCGGATCAAAATCAGCGCCTGAATTCTTAATAGAATCAAATGCGGCGTTCAGATCACCGGCCAAGGCCAAAGAGGATACAACGAATGTGCTGACAAAAAAGAATGCTGCGGCTTTAAACATGGATGGCTTGTAACCCAATCGCGTCGAAACCGTCACTCATAATGCCACGTGTTATATGTTTTCAACTCCACCAACAGCCGGGCTCTCGCTCGACAACCTTCGAGCGTGATTAGGGATCATTAAATCCGTGGGTTGTTAAGCAGTTGATAGATTCAAAACCTTCCCTTGTTGACCGATTTCTAAGATTTAGTAAAAACGTCACCAGAGGTATTAATGAAATATTTATTTTTCGCTTTCATCGGCGCACTACTTCAATTTCCCTTGATTGGTCAGGCCAAGATGACTGACAAACAGATTTATGCCGTCAGCATGGAAAATGATGCGCAATTCATCGAGTGTGT
This is a stretch of genomic DNA from Bdellovibrio sp. GT3. It encodes these proteins:
- the mutL gene encoding DNA mismatch repair endonuclease MutL, which encodes MSIQVLSPEVVDQIAAGEVVERPAHLVKELVENSIDAGATRVHVEFYDGGRIVKVIDNGKGMSPEDLPKALDRFATSKISKSDDLWSLKTFGFRGEALASISSVSKMTLTTRRAGDEQAYQLISEYGKKQPIDRVGGSQGTTVLMENLFENMPARLKFLKSDAAEHTAIKTTLKAMALAHHDVEFRIQENSKLVNFWPACKDRKERAEQILEIKPLFVGEASREYVKAYAVFADPHNVAKTAKNIWLFAQNRWVQDRSLQAAVNEAYRSLLMHGEYPIAAVWVETDPEYIDVNIHPTKSQVKFHDPSLAFRAVAGALRATLEKAPWIQQSGQLRSQSQFGEAGGTVDYSDPAASYPSAKGLPNFANYSGEAGVPTEMPKENLAFQDSTFKTTQFQKKDFSFPASSVQQPKVGYHALMDAAESREEHSSTEAVAPVSGGYWSSLEVLGQANLTYIVTQHRDKMVFVDQHAAHERVAYEKLMNAWKGGKIDIQDFLFPLAIDMSPEKVEGLLLLAKDIERLGVFIEPLGPGTVGVKAAPLFIKEAVLGKVLDRMATEVVDQGGSYSLERAVGDICATMACHSVVRAGQALSHDQMKNLLREMDHFPLSSFCPHGRPVSVEYPFYKLEKDFGRIV